The proteins below are encoded in one region of Candidatus Zixiibacteriota bacterium:
- a CDS encoding glycosyltransferase family 9 protein, with protein sequence MIQRILVIRLSAIGDVILASAPLLNLKISHPEAKIYLLTREKNREIAGLMAGVDEVIPFPEEVGIIKLYRIAEELDKIGFDVVVDLHGNFRSFFLSHHLAGLKVRYPKRRWERWRATRRGDRKVLNLSPPHTIDLYNQALHKLGSEIHARRPVIQLPPTPDDIDSSVARHPRVALAPGASFPTKQW encoded by the coding sequence ATGATACAGCGAATCCTGGTCATACGACTAAGCGCTATCGGTGATGTCATATTGGCATCGGCCCCCTTGCTCAACCTCAAGATTTCCCACCCCGAAGCGAAGATCTATCTGCTTACCAGAGAGAAGAATCGGGAAATAGCCGGACTGATGGCGGGCGTTGACGAGGTTATACCGTTTCCTGAAGAGGTCGGCATTATCAAGCTATACAGAATCGCTGAAGAATTGGACAAGATAGGGTTTGATGTCGTCGTTGACCTTCACGGAAATTTTCGTTCCTTTTTTCTGTCGCATCATCTGGCGGGATTAAAAGTGCGTTACCCCAAAAGGCGCTGGGAGCGATGGCGCGCTACCCGGCGGGGCGACCGGAAGGTTTTGAATCTCTCGCCGCCGCACACCATTGACCTTTACAATCAGGCTCTCCACAAGCTGGGGTCAGAAATCCATGCCCGCCGTCCCGTTATACAGTTGCCGCCGACTCCCGACGATATCGATTCTTCTGTAGCGCGGCATCCTCGCGTCGCGCTCGCGCCGGGGGCTTCATTCCCCACCAAGCAATGGT